The Coregonus clupeaformis isolate EN_2021a chromosome 6, ASM2061545v1, whole genome shotgun sequence genome has a segment encoding these proteins:
- the LOC121568384 gene encoding dual specificity protein phosphatase 14-like: MGSHSQSGFFHHHHHSSVVPTAVPRLLTENGSLLGGIAQITPNLFLSRGNVASNRSLLLSKGITCVINATIELPNFNWPHVEYVKVPLADMPHSPLSLYFDSIADKIHSVGRKRGAVLVHCAAGVSRSASLCLAYLMKYHRVSLAEAHAWVKARRPVIRPNGGFWIQLIDYEKKLFGRNSVKMVQTPYGVIPDIYERERRNLAPYWGL, from the coding sequence ATGGGCTCCCACAGTCAAAGTGGCTTtttccaccatcaccaccacagcTCCGTGGTGCCCACGGCCGTGCCCAGGCTTCTCACAGAGAACGGCAGTCTGCTAGGGGGCATCGCCCAGATCACCCCCAACCTCTTCCTGAGCCGGGGCAACGTGGCGTCCAACCGCAGCCTGCTGCTGTCCAAGGGCATCACCTGCGTGATCAACGCCACTATTGAGCTGCCCAACTTCAACTGGCCCCACGTGGAGTATGTGAAGGTGCCCCTGGCGGACATgccccactcccccctctctctgtactTCGACAGCATAGCTGATAAGATCCACAGTGTGGGGAGAAAGCGGGGGGCTGTGCTGGTGCACTGTGCTGCAGGGGTGAGCCGCTCAGCCTCCCTGTGCCTGGCCTACCTGATGAAATACCACCGCGTGTCTCTGGCCGAGGCCCACGCTTGGGTCAAGGCCCGCCGGCCAGTCATCCGGCCCAACGGGGGCTTCTGGATTCAGCTCATCGACTACGAAAAGAAGCTGTTTGGCAGGAACTCTGTGAAAATGGTGCAGACGCCCTATGGGGTGATACCTGACATCTACGAGCGGGAGCGCAGGAATCTGGCACCCTACTGGGGCCTGTAG